One window of Paenibacillus albicereus genomic DNA carries:
- a CDS encoding S-layer homology domain-containing protein, whose translation MKKLVTKKTAALLVFMMMVSALSPILLFAASGIDGKTKFVTESTYYDGSGTIAGNVYVAKAVYDEEPVTSGVYATDSVYKNRVTINVYEAGKVAPRLTVDATYSRTSNLDGYYAYGYSFNNVSTSTYSFPLKLQYTYGTDTITTFVYEPSNNGGGGNLPWFPGVPGTGGDIVGADGKVNRDLLIAALKADENARIKTTTDTVYLPADALLNGKTLTIFNDAGVSITLPLAALKLADLAKSLGVELKDLVIRVEMKKLTGDAAKAVNDAVKAVGATQLADAYDFKVVAVGGGKELPIEKFGQLVQRTIPLTSAATSNAAGVLFNPTAKELSFVPSTFAKVDDKTIATLKRDGSSIYTVIQGKTARFNDALPFWSKNAIESLSEKLIVEGTGKNLFEPKRGITRAEFAALVTRSLGVQPVTSTTYKFNDVVSTKWYAGTVAAAAEIGLVIGDDKGNFNPNAPITRKEVAAIVVRATEYAGKSIKLSDANANAALAGFKDTAILGWAKAEVAAAVKAGIVNGQSSTTIAGNAFANRAEAATMIARYLPIAGLSN comes from the coding sequence ATGAAAAAGCTTGTAACGAAAAAGACTGCGGCTTTGCTCGTCTTCATGATGATGGTATCTGCTCTGTCTCCGATTCTTCTCTTCGCTGCTTCCGGCATTGATGGAAAAACGAAGTTCGTTACGGAATCGACTTATTACGACGGTAGCGGTACAATCGCTGGAAACGTGTATGTTGCCAAAGCGGTGTACGACGAGGAGCCTGTAACTTCCGGCGTCTACGCAACAGATAGCGTGTATAAGAATCGTGTCACGATTAACGTTTATGAGGCTGGTAAGGTCGCACCTCGCCTGACTGTGGATGCTACATACAGCCGCACATCTAATCTTGACGGATACTATGCATACGGCTATAGCTTTAACAACGTATCGACTTCGACCTACAGCTTCCCGTTGAAACTGCAATACACCTACGGTACGGATACGATTACGACCTTCGTGTATGAGCCAAGCAACAACGGTGGTGGCGGAAATCTCCCATGGTTCCCTGGCGTGCCAGGAACGGGCGGTGACATCGTAGGTGCAGACGGCAAAGTCAACCGCGATCTGTTGATCGCAGCTCTGAAAGCAGACGAAAACGCCCGTATCAAAACGACTACGGACACGGTTTATCTGCCTGCAGACGCACTGCTGAACGGCAAGACGCTGACCATCTTCAACGATGCCGGCGTATCCATCACGCTTCCACTTGCTGCGCTGAAACTGGCTGATCTGGCGAAATCCCTCGGGGTCGAGCTGAAGGATCTGGTCATCCGCGTAGAAATGAAGAAGCTGACGGGCGATGCGGCGAAAGCCGTCAACGATGCCGTGAAAGCAGTCGGAGCTACGCAGCTGGCTGACGCTTACGACTTCAAAGTTGTAGCTGTCGGCGGTGGCAAAGAGCTTCCGATCGAGAAGTTCGGACAACTCGTACAACGTACGATTCCTCTGACTTCGGCCGCTACTTCCAACGCAGCAGGCGTCCTGTTCAACCCGACCGCGAAAGAGCTGAGCTTCGTGCCTAGCACGTTCGCCAAGGTAGACGACAAGACGATCGCTACGCTGAAGCGTGACGGTTCCTCCATCTACACGGTGATCCAAGGCAAGACGGCTCGCTTCAACGACGCGCTGCCGTTCTGGTCCAAGAACGCAATCGAATCCCTCTCCGAGAAGCTGATCGTAGAAGGCACGGGCAAAAACCTGTTCGAGCCTAAACGCGGCATCACGCGTGCGGAATTCGCAGCGCTTGTCACCCGTTCGCTAGGAGTACAGCCTGTAACGTCGACGACCTACAAGTTCAACGACGTCGTCTCCACCAAATGGTATGCCGGTACGGTAGCTGCTGCTGCTGAAATCGGTCTGGTCATCGGTGATGACAAAGGCAACTTCAACCCGAACGCGCCAATCACTCGTAAAGAGGTCGCTGCTATCGTCGTTCGCGCGACGGAGTATGCCGGAAAATCCATCAAGCTGTCGGATGCTAATGCAAACGCAGCCCTGGCTGGATTCAAGGATACGGCAATCCTCGGATGGGCAAAAGCTGAAGTCGCCGCTGCAGTAAAAGCCGGCATCGTGAATGGCCAATCCTCGACCACCATCGCAGGAAACGCCTTTGCGAACCGCGCCGAAGCCGCAACGATGATCGCACGCTATCTGCCGATCGCTGGCCTCTCGAACTAA
- a CDS encoding glutamine--tRNA ligase/YqeY domain fusion protein codes for MDPKNPPISNFIRAIVADDVESGRTQQVATRFPPEPNGYLHIGHAKSICLNFEVADEFKGRTNLRFDDTNPVKEDTEYVESIQEDVRWLGFEWEELRFASDYFEEFYERALLLIRKGLAYVDDSTPEEMRELRGTLTQPGRNSPYRDRSVEENLDLFGRMRAGEFPNGARVLRAKIDMGSPNITMRDPVLYRISHAHHHRTGDAWCIYPMYDFAHPLSDAIEGITHSICTLEFEDHRPLYDWAIEQCEMDSRPRQYEFGRLNLTNTVMSKRKLKQLVDEGVVDGWDDPRMPTISALRRKGFTPESIRTFCREIGVARAYSIVDEQMLEHFIREDLKLKAPRTMAVVRPLKVVITNYPEGQVEWLEAENNNENEEMGTRQIPFSRELYIEQDDFMENPPAKYFRLFPGNEVRLKHAYFIKCEEIVKDEAGEVVELRCTYDPETKSGTGFTGRKVKGTLHWVEASHAVSAEFRHFEPLITNEAEESDKTFLECINPDSLQVLEGFVEPGMKGAAAGDKFQFFRHGYYSVDPKLTAPERPVFNRVVSLKSSFHPGQA; via the coding sequence ATGGATCCGAAAAATCCTCCGATTTCTAATTTCATACGCGCAATCGTCGCTGACGACGTGGAGAGCGGCCGCACGCAGCAGGTCGCGACCCGATTTCCGCCGGAGCCGAACGGCTACCTTCATATCGGACACGCCAAGTCCATCTGCCTGAACTTCGAGGTCGCCGACGAGTTCAAGGGCCGTACGAACCTGCGGTTCGACGATACGAATCCGGTCAAGGAAGACACGGAGTATGTCGAGTCCATCCAGGAAGACGTTCGTTGGCTCGGCTTCGAGTGGGAGGAGCTTCGGTTCGCGTCCGACTACTTCGAGGAATTCTACGAGAGGGCGCTGCTGCTCATCCGCAAAGGATTGGCCTATGTCGACGACTCGACTCCGGAAGAAATGCGGGAGCTGCGCGGCACGCTGACCCAGCCAGGGCGCAACAGCCCTTACCGCGACCGCAGTGTCGAAGAGAATCTCGATCTGTTCGGCCGCATGAGGGCCGGCGAATTCCCGAACGGAGCTCGAGTGCTGCGCGCCAAGATCGATATGGGCTCGCCGAACATCACGATGCGGGACCCGGTTCTGTACCGAATTTCCCATGCGCATCACCACCGGACCGGGGATGCGTGGTGCATCTACCCGATGTACGACTTCGCCCATCCGCTCAGCGATGCGATCGAGGGCATCACGCACTCGATCTGCACGCTGGAGTTCGAGGATCACCGTCCGCTGTACGATTGGGCGATCGAGCAATGCGAGATGGATTCTCGTCCGCGCCAATACGAGTTCGGCCGCCTCAACCTGACCAATACGGTCATGAGCAAGCGCAAGCTCAAGCAGCTCGTCGATGAAGGCGTCGTCGACGGCTGGGACGATCCGCGCATGCCGACAATCAGCGCGCTGCGCCGCAAGGGCTTCACGCCGGAGTCGATCCGCACCTTCTGCCGAGAGATCGGCGTTGCCCGCGCCTACAGCATTGTCGACGAGCAGATGCTGGAGCATTTCATCCGCGAGGATCTCAAGCTTAAGGCGCCGCGCACGATGGCTGTGGTCCGGCCGCTCAAGGTGGTCATCACGAACTACCCCGAGGGGCAAGTCGAATGGCTCGAAGCGGAGAACAACAACGAGAACGAAGAGATGGGCACGCGCCAGATTCCGTTCTCTCGGGAGCTTTACATCGAGCAGGACGACTTTATGGAAAATCCGCCGGCCAAATACTTCCGCCTGTTCCCCGGCAATGAAGTCCGGCTCAAGCATGCCTACTTCATCAAGTGCGAGGAAATCGTGAAGGATGAGGCCGGCGAAGTCGTCGAGCTGCGGTGCACCTACGATCCGGAGACCAAGAGCGGCACCGGCTTCACCGGACGCAAGGTCAAAGGCACGCTCCACTGGGTCGAAGCCTCGCATGCCGTTTCAGCGGAATTCCGTCACTTCGAGCCGCTCATCACGAATGAAGCGGAAGAGAGCGACAAGACGTTCCTGGAGTGTATCAATCCCGATTCGTTGCAGGTGCTGGAAGGGTTCGTTGAGCCTGGCATGAAGGGAGCGGCAGCCGGAGACAAGTTCCAATTTTTCCGCCACGGCTACTACAGCGTCGATCCGAAGCTGACCGCTCCGGAGCGCCCTGTCTTCAACCGTGTCGTTTCGCTGAAGAGCTCGTTTCATCCGGGCCAAGCCTGA
- a CDS encoding glutathione peroxidase, whose translation MAIVTNHKLETLGGEPAQLSDYEGKVLLVVNTASKCGLTPQYEGLQALYETYKDQGLVVLGFPSNQFAAQEPGSSEEIEGFCKVNYGVSFPLFAKTDVNGANAHPLFRQLTTEAPFQGFDDSASGQRFAGMFSPAQLGSNDVKWNFTKFLIGRDGSIAGRFEPNVQPQEIAAAIEKLL comes from the coding sequence ATGGCGATCGTCACGAATCATAAGCTGGAGACGCTCGGAGGAGAGCCGGCGCAGCTGTCCGACTACGAAGGCAAGGTGCTGCTGGTCGTCAATACGGCCAGCAAGTGCGGCTTGACGCCGCAGTACGAGGGACTGCAGGCGCTGTACGAAACCTATAAGGATCAAGGCCTGGTCGTTCTCGGCTTTCCGAGCAACCAATTCGCCGCTCAGGAGCCGGGGTCTTCGGAAGAGATCGAGGGCTTCTGCAAGGTGAATTACGGCGTCAGCTTCCCCCTGTTCGCCAAGACGGACGTCAATGGCGCGAACGCGCATCCGTTGTTCCGGCAGCTGACGACGGAAGCTCCGTTCCAAGGCTTCGACGATTCGGCAAGCGGGCAGCGCTTCGCGGGCATGTTCAGTCCGGCGCAGCTGGGGAGCAACGATGTCAAATGGAACTTCACCAAATTCCTGATCGGACGCGACGGCTCTATTGCCGGCCGCTTCGAGCCGAACGTGCAGCCGCAGGAGATCGCCGCAGCCATTGAAAAGCTGCTGTAG
- a CDS encoding MarR family winged helix-turn-helix transcriptional regulator, with product MTSSRSSRRDVPSAGTADQAKGPFPSGPDRGEEALPLDLQLCFALYACSKEVTRLYRPILQELGITYTQYVTLLALWERDGLPVKGLGSRLYLDSGTLTPLLKKLEAAGLVNRVRDGADERVLRVYLTEAGRALQRQAADIPRALCCVPGIDLQELEDLRVRLQSLHGRIHQQVKEEDSDGDRHES from the coding sequence ATGACATCTTCACGTTCGTCTCGGCGGGACGTTCCTTCAGCGGGCACGGCGGATCAGGCCAAGGGTCCTTTTCCATCAGGGCCCGATCGTGGAGAAGAAGCCCTCCCGCTGGACCTGCAGCTCTGCTTCGCCCTTTACGCCTGTTCCAAAGAGGTGACGAGGCTATACCGCCCGATCCTGCAGGAGCTGGGCATTACGTACACCCAATATGTGACGCTGCTGGCGCTGTGGGAACGAGACGGACTGCCGGTCAAAGGCTTGGGCAGCCGGCTTTATCTGGACTCTGGAACGCTCACCCCGCTGCTCAAGAAGCTGGAGGCGGCCGGGCTCGTGAATCGGGTGCGGGACGGAGCGGACGAGAGGGTGCTGCGGGTGTACTTGACCGAGGCGGGACGGGCTTTGCAGCGTCAGGCCGCGGACATTCCACGAGCGCTGTGCTGCGTGCCCGGCATCGATCTGCAGGAGCTGGAGGACTTGAGGGTTCGCTTGCAGTCGCTTCATGGACGGATTCATCAACAGGTCAAGGAGGAGGATTCAGATGGCGATCGTCACGAATCATAA
- the bioB gene encoding biotin synthase BioB has translation MPHSPVSAPDRPFLWETLADQALAGHPLTREEARLVLESDELELLPLLQAAFRVRRHFFGRKVKLNRILNAKSGLCPEDCSYCSQSIVSTADIASYAMLRPEAMLEAARKAYAQGVGTFCIVASGRGPSRRETARVAEAVRAIQAELPLKICACLGQLTAEQAVELREAGVQRYNHNLNTSAVHHDQIVSTHRYEDRLQTLDRAREAGLSPCSGVIAGLGETIDDRIEMAFALRELGADSIPVNFLHPVKGTPLGERERVSPADALRLLALLRFVCPDKEIRVAGGRELTLRSLQPLALYAANSIFLGDYLTTAGQEWSRDLDMLEDLGFEPERIAPDVEAAWLAQGKPLPAVPSGDVPR, from the coding sequence ATGCCGCATTCCCCCGTATCCGCTCCCGACCGCCCTTTCCTCTGGGAAACTCTTGCCGACCAAGCGCTTGCCGGTCACCCTCTTACACGGGAGGAGGCCCGGCTTGTCCTGGAATCGGACGAGCTGGAGCTGCTTCCGCTGCTCCAGGCCGCTTTCCGCGTCAGGCGCCATTTTTTCGGACGCAAGGTGAAGCTGAACCGCATCTTGAACGCAAAAAGCGGCCTTTGTCCGGAGGACTGCAGCTACTGCTCCCAGTCCATCGTCTCCACCGCCGACATCGCCAGCTACGCGATGCTTCGTCCTGAGGCGATGCTGGAAGCCGCCCGCAAAGCATATGCCCAAGGCGTCGGCACGTTCTGCATCGTCGCCTCCGGCCGTGGCCCGAGCCGCCGCGAGACGGCGCGGGTCGCCGAAGCGGTCCGCGCCATCCAGGCGGAACTGCCGCTCAAAATCTGCGCCTGTCTCGGCCAGCTGACGGCCGAGCAGGCGGTAGAGCTGCGAGAGGCGGGCGTGCAGCGGTACAACCATAATCTGAATACGAGCGCCGTGCATCACGATCAGATCGTATCGACGCACCGCTATGAGGACCGCCTGCAGACGCTTGATCGCGCCCGGGAGGCAGGGCTGTCCCCCTGCTCGGGAGTCATCGCCGGCCTGGGCGAGACGATCGACGACCGGATCGAGATGGCTTTCGCCCTGCGCGAGCTTGGCGCGGACTCGATTCCCGTCAATTTCCTCCATCCGGTCAAAGGAACGCCCTTGGGCGAGAGAGAGCGCGTCTCTCCGGCGGATGCGCTGCGTCTGCTGGCGCTGCTCCGCTTCGTCTGCCCGGACAAAGAAATCCGCGTCGCCGGAGGACGCGAGCTGACGCTCCGTTCGCTCCAGCCGCTGGCTCTGTACGCGGCCAACTCGATCTTCCTCGGCGACTACTTGACGACGGCCGGCCAAGAATGGAGCCGCGACCTGGACATGCTCGAGGATCTCGGCTTCGAGCCCGAGCGCATCGCGCCGGATGTCGAAGCCGCATGGCTCGCCCAAGGGAAGCCTTTGCCCGCTGTCCCGAGCGGCGATGTCCCGCGATGA
- a CDS encoding CcdC family protein — translation MNLSIQISPLWSLLIPLLGGLAVILVRVRSTRKPTTLRKILIPPLGMATGFLMFVVPETHIPLAWALGAFAVGALLFSIPLILTSKMEFVGEDVYLRRSKAFFFLILILLGIRLLLHDVVEQYVSVLQTASLFFLLAFGMLVPWRLAMAYKFRQLHRQRSGAALS, via the coding sequence ATGAACCTGTCGATCCAAATTTCGCCGCTATGGTCCTTGCTCATTCCGCTGCTCGGAGGGCTGGCGGTCATTCTCGTGCGCGTGCGTTCCACCCGCAAGCCGACGACGCTTCGCAAAATTCTCATTCCGCCCCTCGGCATGGCGACCGGTTTTCTCATGTTCGTCGTGCCGGAGACGCATATTCCGCTCGCATGGGCGCTCGGCGCTTTCGCCGTAGGCGCGCTGCTTTTCTCCATCCCGCTCATCCTGACCTCCAAGATGGAGTTCGTCGGAGAAGACGTCTACCTGCGCCGATCCAAGGCGTTTTTCTTCCTGATCCTCATCCTGCTGGGCATCCGCCTGCTGCTTCATGACGTCGTCGAGCAGTACGTATCGGTGCTTCAGACGGCTTCCCTGTTCTTCCTCCTTGCGTTCGGCATGCTCGTGCCATGGAGGCTCGCGATGGCGTACAAGTTCCGCCAGCTCCATCGGCAGCGCAGCGGAGCCGCGCTGTCCTGA
- a CDS encoding type 1 glutamine amidotransferase domain-containing protein: MAKVAFLLGPQFEDSEMQAPYEAIRAEGHETVIIGLKAGEKLEGKQGKASYTTELGIADAKPEQFDAAVIPGGSSPEALRNDPAIQSFVQRLDEEKKTIAAICHGPQLLISAGLAKGRTLTCYPPLRDDLANAGANYVDQEVVVEGNFVSSRTPKDEPAFIRETLKSIEKRVKQASR; encoded by the coding sequence ATGGCAAAAGTAGCGTTTTTGCTCGGACCCCAGTTCGAGGACAGCGAGATGCAGGCGCCCTATGAGGCGATCCGCGCGGAAGGTCACGAGACGGTGATTATCGGCCTCAAGGCCGGTGAAAAGCTCGAGGGCAAGCAAGGCAAGGCGAGCTATACGACGGAGCTCGGCATTGCCGACGCGAAGCCGGAGCAGTTCGACGCGGCGGTCATCCCCGGCGGCTCCTCGCCGGAAGCGCTCCGCAACGATCCCGCGATCCAGTCGTTCGTCCAGCGGCTCGACGAGGAGAAGAAGACGATCGCGGCGATCTGCCACGGTCCGCAGCTGCTCATCAGCGCTGGACTGGCCAAGGGACGGACGCTGACTTGCTACCCGCCGCTTCGCGACGACTTGGCCAATGCAGGCGCGAATTACGTCGACCAGGAAGTCGTCGTCGAAGGCAACTTCGTCAGCTCCCGCACGCCCAAGGACGAGCCGGCCTTCATCCGCGAGACATTGAAAAGCATCGAGAAGCGCGTCAAGCAAGCATCCCGCTGA
- a CDS encoding DUF3298 domain-containing protein — MNDRTHRGRHVRRLMLAVAGGVLLGGSTLGSPAPFAAAAAATPAPAENAVHPAVAVKKIVRSTKAYEAALSIPVVSGLKDAKYQQRLNGILESSALQELETAAKQAEEDLASSLKEKVPFRKHEIKLQFSAARSGTLVGGGFLSLKLNTYLYSGGAHGISRIDTYNIANGPQASPLTLETLYGEAYAERIDKEIKRQIQAHPELYFEDGFTGVKEDQPFYISGGKIRIVFQPYEIAPYATGAPEFPIALPEAGSAEPMLAVQVQGQTLDGIGVTQSKDGVAMIPVRQVAEALGYKTKWTAKTSTLELSKGDTWTAVSKGLDSYSVDKSAPVRLGAAPALDGKGRLTVPLALFTELLQATVSYSGDVVNLEAPKT; from the coding sequence ATGAACGATCGTACCCATAGAGGGCGGCATGTCCGGCGGCTGATGCTGGCCGTGGCCGGAGGGGTCCTGCTTGGCGGCTCGACGCTCGGCTCTCCCGCTCCGTTCGCCGCCGCCGCAGCCGCGACGCCGGCGCCGGCGGAGAACGCGGTCCATCCGGCCGTCGCCGTCAAGAAAATCGTCCGCAGCACGAAAGCCTACGAGGCGGCCCTGTCCATCCCTGTCGTGAGCGGCCTGAAGGACGCCAAGTACCAGCAGCGGCTCAACGGCATCCTGGAAAGCTCCGCGTTGCAGGAGCTGGAGACGGCGGCCAAGCAGGCGGAGGAGGATCTGGCCTCTTCGCTGAAAGAAAAGGTCCCTTTCCGCAAGCATGAAATCAAGCTGCAGTTCTCCGCCGCCCGCAGCGGGACGCTCGTAGGCGGCGGCTTCCTGTCCCTGAAGCTCAACACGTACCTCTACAGCGGAGGCGCCCACGGCATCAGCCGCATCGACACGTACAACATCGCGAACGGTCCGCAAGCCTCGCCCCTGACGCTCGAGACCCTTTATGGCGAAGCTTATGCCGAGCGGATCGACAAGGAGATCAAGCGCCAGATCCAGGCTCATCCCGAGCTGTACTTCGAAGACGGGTTCACGGGCGTGAAGGAGGACCAGCCGTTCTACATCTCGGGCGGCAAAATCCGGATCGTGTTCCAGCCCTACGAGATCGCTCCGTATGCGACCGGAGCGCCGGAGTTCCCGATCGCGCTGCCGGAAGCCGGCTCGGCTGAGCCGATGCTCGCCGTTCAAGTGCAGGGCCAGACGCTCGACGGCATCGGCGTAACCCAGAGCAAGGACGGCGTGGCGATGATACCGGTCCGCCAAGTCGCCGAAGCGCTCGGCTACAAGACGAAATGGACCGCCAAGACGAGCACGCTCGAGCTGAGCAAGGGAGACACGTGGACCGCCGTCTCCAAAGGTCTCGACAGCTATAGCGTGGACAAGTCGGCTCCCGTGCGGCTCGGGGCGGCCCCGGCCCTTGACGGCAAAGGCCGGCTGACCGTGCCGCTTGCGCTGTTCACCGAGCTGCTTCAGGCGACCGTATCCTACAGCGGTGACGTCGTGAACCTGGAAGCGCCGAAAACGTAA
- a CDS encoding DUF2188 domain-containing protein, translated as MPWKKNDYPPSMKNLDERTRGKAVEIANALLEDGYEEGRAIAIATAQAEKWAEDHPGRDMGDGESSGGEGGRKRGSGTGGGTQHVVPHEGGWLVKDEGAEDGQAYGTKEEAVRQAKEDASGRGGIAVIHRADGTVETTHNYR; from the coding sequence ATGCCATGGAAGAAAAACGACTATCCGCCGTCCATGAAGAACCTGGACGAGCGGACGCGCGGCAAGGCGGTGGAAATCGCCAACGCGCTGCTGGAGGACGGCTATGAGGAAGGCCGGGCCATCGCCATCGCGACCGCTCAAGCCGAAAAATGGGCGGAGGACCATCCCGGCCGGGACATGGGCGACGGGGAGAGCTCGGGCGGCGAAGGCGGCCGCAAGCGCGGCTCCGGCACCGGCGGAGGCACGCAGCATGTCGTGCCGCATGAGGGCGGCTGGCTCGTCAAGGACGAAGGCGCCGAGGACGGCCAGGCCTACGGAACCAAGGAGGAGGCGGTCCGCCAAGCGAAGGAGGACGCCTCCGGCCGCGGCGGCATCGCAGTCATCCACCGCGCCGACGGAACGGTCGAGACGACGCATAACTATCGCTGA
- a CDS encoding general stress protein, whose product MAIRYVGVYERDAQAEQALRELQQAGFSRDELSVLTRDRERYDGVLDESGTMAPEGIAAGVTTGGLAGGTVGLLAGLGALAIPGIGPILAAGPIVAALGGAAIGASTLGIVGGLVGLGFAESDAKRYEKEVQDGRILVFVEAAPGDARDALRILAGAGALRTEHVDDEEPRAGRDVTLL is encoded by the coding sequence ATGGCGATTCGATATGTAGGGGTATATGAACGGGACGCTCAGGCGGAGCAGGCGCTCCGCGAGCTGCAGCAAGCGGGCTTCAGCCGGGACGAGCTGTCCGTGCTGACGCGGGATCGGGAGAGGTACGACGGCGTGCTGGACGAGTCCGGAACGATGGCGCCGGAGGGCATCGCCGCGGGCGTGACGACCGGCGGCCTCGCCGGCGGCACGGTCGGCCTGCTGGCCGGCCTCGGCGCGCTCGCCATCCCGGGCATTGGGCCGATCCTCGCCGCGGGTCCGATCGTCGCCGCGCTCGGCGGGGCGGCCATCGGCGCGAGCACGCTCGGCATCGTCGGCGGGCTCGTCGGGTTGGGCTTCGCCGAGAGCGACGCCAAGCGGTACGAGAAAGAGGTGCAGGACGGACGCATCCTCGTCTTCGTCGAAGCGGCGCCGGGCGATGCCCGCGACGCGCTCCGCATCTTGGCCGGAGCCGGAGCGCTGCGCACCGAACATGTCGATGACGAGGAGCCCCGCGCTGGAAGAGACGTGACGCTGCTCTGA
- a CDS encoding ATP-binding protein codes for MQGNHAAPPQDHRVVSLLCKRSGEIAQIIRDDFGLTPHLDGGSSVFSLMDELNRIKFRDFLLRLEREKAVYNWELNLTLDGRTELFYFNGGIVDDRLLVVGATYHPGYSYFYDELTKINNQQMVTLRQTIKKLSAQVVEKMEQELRAFDEFSALNNELVSVQRQLAKTNIELKLAKESAEQANRSKSVFLATMSHEIRSPMNGIIAMSELLAQSELSEQQRDSVSIILDSGQLLLTIINDILDLSKIEAGEMRLERSEFDLRSAVRHTLGLLQSRAQLQRTTLQTYIDPRIHPEVIGDGGRFRQILINLVGNAVKFTQDGEVETRLFLLSRSGGRQRLRLEVRDTGIGISEADTAQLFTPFYQVDSSLTQRFSSTGLGLSITKHLVELMGGQITVESKLGEGSVFGIELELEQADAPAPSADSGRSAARSRLLAKDARSVILLAEDNPVNQHVASLQLRNLGFEAVVVAANGAEAIELWRKHEPSLILMDNQMPVMGGLESAKAIREEELRQGMPRVPIVALTAGALAGERSKAFEAGMDAFLTKPVTLDKLAAALLEWLPDAQGHRELRQPGAGGEEVEAEPLIHVATLEDIAPRPWSADDRSMLEHLLALYEQDAPAKLHQMLEASAAQQHGLMERLAHNVKSASLSIGFAAVAKLALELEQKAKYGAGGYESELELLRQRYGESCSACRSLLEEV; via the coding sequence ATGCAAGGCAACCATGCGGCTCCGCCGCAGGATCATCGGGTCGTCTCCCTGCTCTGCAAGCGCAGCGGAGAGATCGCGCAGATCATTCGGGACGACTTCGGCCTGACCCCCCATCTGGATGGGGGAAGCAGCGTCTTTTCCTTGATGGACGAGCTGAACCGGATCAAGTTCCGGGACTTCCTGCTCCGGCTGGAGCGGGAGAAGGCCGTCTACAACTGGGAGCTGAACCTGACGCTCGATGGGCGCACGGAGCTGTTCTATTTCAACGGCGGCATCGTGGACGACCGCCTGCTCGTCGTCGGCGCGACCTATCATCCGGGCTACTCTTATTTCTACGACGAGCTGACCAAGATCAACAACCAGCAGATGGTGACGCTGCGGCAGACGATCAAGAAGCTGTCCGCCCAGGTCGTGGAGAAGATGGAGCAGGAGCTGCGCGCCTTCGACGAGTTCTCCGCGCTCAACAACGAGCTCGTGTCGGTGCAGCGGCAGCTCGCCAAGACGAACATCGAGCTGAAGCTCGCCAAGGAGAGCGCCGAGCAGGCGAACCGCTCCAAAAGCGTGTTCCTCGCGACGATGAGCCACGAGATCCGGTCGCCGATGAACGGCATCATCGCCATGAGCGAGCTGCTGGCTCAGTCCGAGCTCAGCGAGCAGCAGCGCGACTCGGTCTCGATCATCCTCGATTCGGGCCAGCTGCTGCTGACGATCATCAACGACATCCTCGACCTGTCCAAGATCGAAGCCGGCGAGATGCGCCTCGAGCGCTCGGAGTTCGACCTGCGCTCGGCCGTCCGCCATACGCTGGGACTGCTGCAGTCCCGGGCGCAGCTGCAGCGGACGACGCTGCAGACCTATATCGATCCGCGCATCCATCCGGAAGTGATCGGGGACGGCGGGCGATTCCGCCAGATCCTCATCAATCTCGTCGGCAACGCGGTCAAGTTCACGCAGGACGGCGAGGTGGAGACGCGCCTGTTCCTGCTGTCGCGCAGCGGCGGCCGGCAGCGGCTGCGGCTCGAGGTGCGGGATACCGGGATCGGGATATCCGAAGCCGACACCGCTCAGCTGTTCACGCCCTTTTACCAGGTGGACAGCTCCCTCACCCAGCGCTTCAGCAGCACGGGGCTGGGTCTCTCCATCACCAAGCATCTCGTGGAGCTGATGGGCGGACAGATCACGGTCGAAAGCAAGCTCGGCGAAGGCTCGGTGTTCGGCATCGAGCTCGAGCTGGAGCAGGCCGACGCCCCGGCGCCGTCCGCGGACAGCGGACGCTCGGCGGCGCGCAGCCGGCTCTTGGCCAAGGACGCCCGTTCCGTCATCTTGCTGGCCGAGGACAATCCCGTCAACCAGCATGTCGCCTCCCTTCAGCTGCGCAACCTCGGGTTCGAGGCGGTCGTCGTGGCGGCGAACGGCGCGGAGGCGATCGAGCTGTGGCGCAAGCATGAGCCGAGCCTCATCCTGATGGACAACCAGATGCCGGTCATGGGCGGCTTGGAGTCCGCGAAGGCTATCCGCGAGGAGGAGTTGCGGCAGGGCATGCCCCGCGTCCCGATCGTCGCGCTGACCGCCGGCGCGCTCGCTGGCGAGCGCAGCAAGGCGTTCGAGGCCGGCATGGACGCTTTCCTGACGAAGCCGGTCACGCTCGACAAGCTGGCCGCCGCGCTGCTGGAATGGCTGCCCGACGCCCAGGGGCACCGCGAGCTGCGGCAGCCTGGGGCGGGCGGGGAGGAGGTGGAGGCGGAGCCGCTGATTCATGTCGCGACGCTCGAGGACATCGCTCCGCGGCCGTGGAGCGCGGACGACCGCTCCATGCTGGAGCATCTGCTCGCGCTCTACGAGCAGGACGCGCCGGCCAAGCTGCATCAGATGCTGGAGGCTTCCGCTGCGCAGCAGCACGGCCTTATGGAGCGGCTGGCGCACAACGTCAAGTCGGCCTCGCTCAGCATCGGCTTCGCCGCCGTGGCCAAGCTGGCTCTGGAGCTGGAGCAGAAGGCCAAGTACGGAGCCGGCGGCTACGAGTCGGAGCTGGAGCTGTTGAGGCAGCGCTACGGAGAGTCGTGCTCGGCTTGCCGGAGTCTATTGGAAGAAGTCTAA